The genomic segment CATGGCAGCTTCCTCGCCATCTTGAGCAACGGCTTCGGGAAGCTCACCCCCTTGAAGGATTACCGCGCCCAGCGCAGGGGAGGCTCCGGGGTCAAGACCGCAAAGGTGAACGCCAAAACTGGCGAGATCGTCGCGGGATTCATCTATGACCCGAAAAATGCGTCTGAAGACGCGGCGAATGACGTCATCATGATCTCGCAAAAAGGGCAGGTGATCAGGCTCCCGCTAAAATCAGTGCCCTCCCTCGGGCGTGCCACGCAAGGGGTTAGGCTCATGCGCTTCCGCGATACCGATGACAAAGTTGCGACGGTGACGTTTGTGTAAACTATCACTCTTGCCAAAATACACAAAATCCCTTACTCTACTAACACTTGTTTAGGATTTAGGAATTAGAACTTAGTATTTCTCAATATATGGGACTGCCTTCAAAACGACGCACCAAGCAATCCAAGCGCGACCGCGCCTCTCATTTCGCACTCACGCCAAAACAGCTCATCGAATGCCCCAAATGCAAACACCCGACGCTCCCGCACCGCGCATGCGCATTTTGCGGGACGTATAGGGGGCGACAGGTCACGAAAGCGCAAGACGTGAAAAAATAACACAGATGTCATCCCCGACCAGAACCTGCCCCGTACCGAGATACGGGGTCGGGGATCCAGACAAAACAAAAAATCAGGAATCAATTGCTTTATTGGTTTTAATTCTGGATTCCCGCAGGAGTTTACCCCGTAGCGGCATACGGGGCGGGAATGACAAAACGATTTTGAAATTGAAAATTTATGTCAAATAGGCATCTCGCCCGCACCATCGCGCTGCAGTCGCTCTACCAGTGGGATTTCAACCACCAGCGTGAAGATATGCACACGATTGTAGCGCAGAATCTCAAGGATTTCGCGCCGAGTTTCGATGACGACGGGTTCACCGTCACCTTGGTAAACGGCATCCTCTCCCGCCGCGGGGAAATCGATCCGCTCATCACGCAGTATGCGCCCGAATGGCCGCTCGACCAGATCCCGCCCATTGACCGCAATATCCTGCGCATCGGCATTTACGAATTGAGGACCAGCGAGGTGCCTCCCAAGGTGGCCATCAACGAATCCATCGAGCTTGCCAAAACGTTCGGCGGGGAATCATCCAGCAAATTCGTGAACGGCGTGCTCGGGAATATTTACAAAGACATGGAAACGCGCGGCGAGCGCGTCTCGACGCCCTCGATACGGGAAACGCAAGCGCCCGAATCCTCGGCCTCCGCCTCTCCCGCGCAAGAAGTGTCTGCCGGCGGTGTGGTGTTCCGCAAGGATGTACACGGCGCCTGCCAATTCGCGCTCATCCAGGATGCGATCTACCGATGGACGTTTCCCAAGGGCCACGTGGAAGCAGGCGAGTCGCTCGAGCAAACCGCGTGTGCCGAGGTGGGCGAGGAAATCGGCATCAAGAAGGTGCGCGTGGTCTGCCCTTTGGGAAAAATCCACATCACCGTGAACACGCCCGGCAAACCGCCCGTACCCAAAGTGGTCCATTACTTCCTCATGGAAGCGCTGGAAGACACGCTTCATATAGTCCCTGACAATGAGATCAAGGGAGGCGACTGGGTCCCGCAAAACGAGGTGCTGCTACTCTTGGGATACGAGAACG from the Patescibacteria group bacterium genome contains:
- the rpmF gene encoding 50S ribosomal protein L32 produces the protein MGLPSKRRTKQSKRDRASHFALTPKQLIECPKCKHPTLPHRACAFCGTYRGRQVTKAQDVKK
- the nusB gene encoding transcription antitermination factor NusB, which produces MSNRHLARTIALQSLYQWDFNHQREDMHTIVAQNLKDFAPSFDDDGFTVTLVNGILSRRGEIDPLITQYAPEWPLDQIPPIDRNILRIGIYELRTSEVPPKVAINESIELAKTFGGESSSKFVNGVLGNIYKDMETRGERVSTPSIRETQAPESSASASPAQEVSAGGVVFRKDVHGACQFALIQDAIYRWTFPKGHVEAGESLEQTACAEVGEEIGIKKVRVVCPLGKIHITVNTPGKPPVPKVVHYFLMEALEDTLHIVPDNEIKGGDWVPQNEVLLLLGYENAKEIFRHALKQLNPEQSISKTKINS